From Pusillibacter faecalis, one genomic window encodes:
- a CDS encoding helix-turn-helix transcriptional regulator, with translation MKKAEQLVFDEDIYNTIRRNIKKYRNEKGLTSAQLAEMVDLSHDFIRQIQSEKAGYNFSVETFYKISVALGVSLDQLVEK, from the coding sequence ATGAAAAAGGCGGAACAGCTGGTCTTTGATGAGGATATCTACAATACCATACGGCGTAACATTAAGAAATATCGAAATGAAAAGGGACTGACCTCCGCGCAGCTTGCGGAAATGGTGGACCTTTCCCATGACTTTATCAGGCAGATTCAATCGGAAAAGGCTGGATATAATTTTTCTGTGGAAACCTTTTATAAAATCTCAGTTGCCCTCGGCGTCAGCCTGGACCAGCTGGTTGAAAAATAG
- a CDS encoding DUF5058 family protein, translating into MIDFQNMINGADLWIASSLMVMMSLIQAGLFLRTSWKEAEILGFSNKQKTACLRSAALTAAGPSLSPIIIMISMIAIVGGPTTWMVLNNVGAARTELAVVTMAANYAGVEIGAADMGVRAFTYALWAIALNGFGWLFVVWLLNHRMSRIVARLNQTYDPKWISAMLAGANLGLFAYLLSGQLVGKAPPNYLAAVIAGATMLILTKFLHKNHILQEISLGLSLLAGMFLTELMIN; encoded by the coding sequence ATGATTGATTTTCAGAATATGATCAATGGAGCTGATCTTTGGATTGCGTCGTCTCTCATGGTCATGATGTCTTTGATTCAGGCGGGGCTTTTTCTCCGCACCTCGTGGAAAGAGGCGGAAATCCTTGGATTCAGCAACAAGCAGAAGACGGCCTGTCTTCGCAGCGCGGCGCTTACCGCCGCGGGCCCCTCGCTGTCGCCCATCATTATTATGATCTCCATGATTGCCATTGTGGGCGGTCCAACCACCTGGATGGTACTCAACAACGTGGGAGCGGCGCGCACGGAACTGGCGGTGGTCACCATGGCGGCAAACTATGCGGGTGTGGAGATTGGCGCGGCGGATATGGGGGTCCGGGCATTCACCTATGCCCTGTGGGCCATTGCGCTGAACGGGTTTGGCTGGCTGTTTGTCGTATGGCTCCTGAACCACAGAATGAGCCGTATTGTCGCAAGGCTGAATCAGACCTACGACCCCAAATGGATTTCTGCCATGCTGGCCGGAGCGAATCTTGGATTATTTGCCTATCTGCTCTCCGGACAGCTGGTGGGAAAGGCGCCGCCAAACTATCTTGCGGCTGTGATTGCAGGGGCAACTATGCTGATCTTGACAAAATTTCTACATAAGAATCATATTTTGCAAGAGATCTCCCTGGGGCTGTCCCTGCTGGCGGGTATGTTTCTGACGGAGCTGATGATCAATTGA
- a CDS encoding DUF5058 family protein, with the protein MDFQAMINSPGLWIASSVMVIATMVQALVFFRTSLKEAHEIGIERQRYRAGIRSAIITSIGPSFSPVIVLLSMVAVIGAPTTWMRLCDVGAARTELAVISLAAGMAGAEVGTESFGTTAFSYSLWAMALNNLGWLVIVLLLNHRMSGIVVKMNEKLNPKWVKLLMGGATLGLFAYLLTNQLVGKTSIKWAAAILSGVIMLVLTTAFKKHQRIQELALGISMLGGMFLTQAIMG; encoded by the coding sequence ATGGATTTTCAAGCAATGATCAATAGCCCGGGACTGTGGATTGCATCCTCTGTCATGGTAATTGCGACCATGGTACAGGCGCTGGTGTTCTTCCGCACGTCCCTGAAAGAGGCACATGAAATTGGAATCGAACGGCAGAGATACCGGGCCGGTATCCGCTCCGCAATTATCACTTCCATCGGCCCGTCATTCTCTCCTGTGATTGTGCTTTTGAGCATGGTGGCGGTGATCGGCGCACCGACCACCTGGATGCGGCTTTGCGATGTGGGCGCGGCCAGAACGGAGCTGGCTGTCATCTCTCTGGCCGCCGGCATGGCGGGCGCGGAGGTTGGTACAGAGTCTTTCGGCACCACTGCTTTTTCGTACTCTCTGTGGGCCATGGCGCTGAACAACCTGGGCTGGCTGGTAATTGTTCTTCTTTTAAACCACAGAATGAGCGGCATTGTGGTAAAGATGAATGAGAAGCTGAACCCCAAGTGGGTGAAACTGTTGATGGGCGGCGCGACACTGGGCCTGTTCGCTTATCTGCTGACCAATCAGCTGGTGGGTAAAACCAGTATCAAATGGGCTGCTGCAATTCTGTCCGGTGTGATCATGCTGGTGCTGACCACGGCGTTTAAAAAGCACCAGAGAATCCAGGAGCTGGCCCTGGGTATTTCCATGCTGGGCGGTATGTTCCTGACCCAAGCCATCATGGGCTGA